From Haloarcula hispanica ATCC 33960, the proteins below share one genomic window:
- the trpG gene encoding anthranilate synthase component II — protein sequence MSTAQPAGADAVRDDLRVLFVDNFDSFTYNLVEYVSEHAETEVVRNTASLDDVEVFDPDAIILSPGPGHPKNERDVGVTLDVLREVSPDVPTLGVCLGLESAVYAYGGTIGRAPEPIHGKAFPIDHDEQGVFEGLEQGFQGGRYHSLIAEDVPEEFVVSATTETEDGTELVMGVRHREHPIEAVQFHPESVLTAVGHDVIRNFLAGL from the coding sequence ATGAGCACAGCACAGCCCGCTGGTGCGGACGCCGTCAGGGACGACCTCCGGGTGCTATTCGTCGATAACTTCGACTCGTTCACGTACAACCTCGTCGAGTACGTCTCCGAGCACGCCGAGACTGAAGTCGTCCGGAACACGGCATCACTCGACGATGTCGAGGTGTTCGACCCCGACGCGATTATCCTTTCGCCGGGCCCGGGCCATCCGAAGAACGAACGCGATGTCGGGGTCACGCTGGATGTCCTCCGTGAGGTCAGTCCTGACGTGCCGACACTCGGTGTCTGTCTCGGCCTCGAATCGGCGGTGTACGCCTACGGCGGCACCATCGGTCGCGCGCCGGAGCCGATTCACGGCAAGGCGTTCCCCATCGACCACGACGAGCAGGGCGTCTTCGAGGGACTGGAACAGGGGTTCCAGGGCGGGCGCTATCACTCGCTCATTGCAGAGGACGTTCCCGAGGAGTTCGTCGTCAGCGCGACGACGGAGACCGAGGACGGCACGGAACTGGTGATGGGTGTCCGCCACCGCGAGCACCCCATCGAAGCTGTTCAGTTCCATCCGGAGTCAGTCCTGACTGCGGTCGGTCACGACGTGATCCGGAACTTCCTTGCTGGGCTCTAG
- the trpE gene encoding anthranilate synthase component I — protein MTLDISREEFVEHAKADRPVVVRAAAELDVDVEPLTAYAALTGRTSDVAANDYTFLLESAEKVASSDPDGAFAPETDDRHARFSFVGYDPRAVVTVTGDDSEVEAFDDRYADLVTTDGGDVVDDLRAAMPDVALRNFPDMDRQHLEGGLVGFLSYDAVYDLWLDEVGLDRPDSRFPDAQFVLTTSTVRFDHVEDTVSLVFTPVVRQGEDAGDRYDELVAEAERVEGVLSNLSPLSTGGFRREDEVAGPRDEYEDAVERAKEYVLSGDIYQGVISRTRELYGEVDPLGFYESLRAVNPSPYMYLLGYDDLTIVGASPETLVSVAGDHVVSNPIAGTCPRGNSPVEDRRLAGEMLADGKERAEHTMLVDLARNDVRRVSEAGSVRVPEFMNVLKYSHVQHIESTVTGRLAEDKDAFDAARATFPAGTLSGAPKIRAMEIIDELERSPRGPYGGGVGYFDWDGDTDFAIVIRSATVEDEGDRDRITVQAGAGIVADSDPESEYVETEQKMDGVLTALEEIEGEPVDVAERAAGHEEVTR, from the coding sequence ATGACCCTCGACATCTCCCGCGAGGAGTTCGTCGAACACGCCAAGGCCGACCGCCCGGTCGTCGTCAGGGCGGCCGCGGAACTGGACGTCGACGTGGAACCGCTGACCGCGTACGCGGCCCTGACCGGCCGCACGAGCGACGTGGCCGCAAACGACTACACGTTCCTGCTCGAAAGCGCCGAGAAGGTCGCCTCCAGCGACCCCGACGGCGCGTTCGCGCCGGAGACCGACGACCGCCACGCCCGCTTCTCTTTCGTCGGCTACGACCCGCGCGCCGTCGTCACTGTGACCGGCGACGACAGCGAGGTCGAGGCGTTCGACGACCGCTACGCCGACCTCGTGACGACCGACGGCGGCGACGTGGTCGACGACCTCCGGGCGGCGATGCCCGACGTGGCGTTGCGGAACTTCCCGGATATGGACCGGCAGCACCTCGAAGGCGGCCTCGTCGGCTTCCTCTCGTACGACGCAGTCTACGACCTCTGGCTTGACGAAGTCGGGCTGGACCGGCCCGACTCGCGGTTCCCGGACGCCCAGTTCGTCCTCACGACGTCGACGGTCCGCTTCGACCACGTCGAGGACACTGTCTCGCTCGTGTTCACACCCGTTGTCAGGCAGGGCGAGGACGCCGGTGACCGCTACGACGAACTGGTCGCCGAGGCCGAGCGCGTCGAGGGCGTCCTCTCGAACTTGTCGCCGCTTTCGACTGGCGGCTTCCGCCGTGAGGACGAAGTCGCCGGCCCCAGAGACGAGTACGAGGACGCCGTCGAGCGCGCCAAGGAGTACGTCCTCTCGGGCGACATCTACCAGGGCGTCATCTCGCGGACCCGCGAGCTGTACGGCGAGGTCGACCCGCTCGGGTTCTACGAGTCGCTCCGGGCAGTGAACCCGTCGCCATACATGTACCTGCTCGGCTACGACGACCTGACTATCGTCGGCGCGAGCCCGGAGACGCTCGTTTCCGTCGCCGGCGACCACGTCGTCTCGAACCCCATCGCGGGGACGTGCCCGCGCGGGAACTCCCCCGTCGAGGACCGCCGCCTCGCCGGCGAGATGCTCGCCGACGGCAAGGAGCGGGCCGAGCACACGATGCTCGTCGACCTCGCGCGCAACGACGTGCGCCGCGTCTCCGAGGCCGGCAGCGTCCGAGTCCCCGAGTTCATGAACGTCCTCAAGTACAGCCACGTCCAGCATATCGAGTCCACCGTGACGGGTCGCCTAGCCGAAGACAAAGACGCCTTCGACGCCGCCCGCGCGACATTCCCGGCGGGGACCCTCTCCGGTGCACCGAAGATCCGCGCCATGGAGATTATCGACGAACTCGAACGCTCGCCCCGTGGCCCCTACGGCGGCGGCGTCGGTTACTTCGACTGGGACGGCGACACCGACTTCGCTATCGTCATCCGCTCGGCGACGGTTGAGGACGAGGGTGACCGGGACCGCATCACCGTGCAGGCCGGGGCCGGCATCGTCGCGGACTCGGACCCGGAAAGCGAGTACGTCGAGACTGAGCAGAAGATGGACGGCGTGTTGACCGCGCTTGAGGAAATCGAAGGGGAACCGGTCGACGTAGCAGAGCGCGCTGCAGGCCACGAGGAGGTGACCCGATGA
- the pstC gene encoding phosphate ABC transporter permease subunit PstC, whose amino-acid sequence MSTETPGPNITSRPSGRAARERMYRYVLLLCAAASILVTVSIVVLLARDAITFFTLVNPVDFFTGTEFLISRNVYGLLPLLSGTLLVTVISAVIALPTGVAAAVYLSEYASDQMRSVLKPGLEILAGIPTVVYGIFALVYVTPFLQTIGLPVNTFNILSASIMVGIMIIPMVSSLSEDAMSSVPDSLRQAGYGMGATKFEVTTGVVVPAAASGIFSSFILALSRAIGETMIVVVAAGSRPRMLNLSDPLANLFQGYQPMTAAMVQINSADSVSQLGFTSLFAIGLTLFVITFLLNLLSNRIAARYREEYE is encoded by the coding sequence ATGAGTACCGAGACGCCCGGGCCGAATATTACGTCCAGACCGAGTGGGCGTGCAGCACGCGAGCGTATGTACCGATACGTCTTGCTCCTGTGTGCTGCCGCGTCGATTCTCGTCACCGTCAGCATCGTCGTGTTGCTCGCACGCGACGCGATTACGTTCTTTACGCTGGTGAACCCGGTCGACTTCTTCACCGGAACGGAGTTCCTCATCAGTCGGAACGTCTACGGGTTACTCCCGCTGTTGAGCGGCACGCTGTTGGTCACGGTGATCTCCGCCGTCATCGCACTCCCGACGGGTGTCGCGGCCGCGGTCTATCTCAGCGAGTACGCTAGCGACCAGATGCGCTCGGTGCTGAAACCGGGGCTGGAAATTCTGGCTGGTATCCCGACAGTCGTCTACGGTATCTTCGCGCTCGTGTACGTGACACCGTTCCTCCAGACCATCGGGCTCCCGGTGAACACGTTCAACATCCTCAGCGCTTCCATCATGGTCGGTATCATGATCATCCCGATGGTCTCCAGCCTGAGCGAGGACGCGATGAGTTCCGTCCCGGACTCGCTGCGACAGGCCGGCTACGGGATGGGCGCGACGAAGTTCGAGGTGACCACCGGCGTCGTCGTCCCCGCGGCAGCCTCGGGCATCTTCTCCTCGTTCATTCTCGCCCTGTCGCGGGCCATCGGCGAGACGATGATCGTCGTCGTCGCGGCCGGCAGCCGGCCCCGGATGCTGAACCTCTCGGACCCGCTCGCGAACCTCTTCCAGGGGTACCAGCCGATGACGGCGGCGATGGTCCAGATCAACAGCGCCGACAGCGTCAGTCAACTGGGCTTTACCAGTCTCTTCGCTATCGGCCTGACGCTGTTCGTCATCACGTTCCTGTTGAACCTGCTGAGCAACCGAATCGCGGCGCGATACCGGGAGGAGTACGAATGA
- a CDS encoding phosphoribosylanthranilate isomerase yields MTRVKICGVTDNKDRDAVIAAGADAVGVIHGVPVDTPREVDEKTATTLVDGVPPFVTSVLVTMPTTVQEAVRRIDRVEPDAVQVHDGLSPAELGALASRITQDIVSVVEADAPAIEDYADHADALLVDSVDADGGGGTGETHDWERTRDLVDSLDVPVVLAGGLTPENVAEAVEAVDPFAVDVASGVESSGGTKDHDAVERFVRNATRASEGTV; encoded by the coding sequence ATGACGCGCGTGAAGATCTGTGGCGTGACGGACAACAAGGACCGCGACGCCGTTATCGCGGCTGGCGCTGATGCGGTCGGCGTCATCCACGGCGTCCCGGTCGACACGCCCCGAGAGGTCGACGAGAAGACAGCCACGACGCTCGTCGATGGCGTCCCGCCGTTCGTGACGAGCGTGCTGGTGACGATGCCGACGACGGTTCAGGAGGCCGTCAGGCGCATCGACAGGGTCGAACCCGACGCAGTGCAGGTCCACGACGGCCTCTCACCGGCCGAGCTCGGGGCTCTCGCCAGCCGAATCACTCAGGACATCGTCTCCGTGGTCGAGGCAGACGCGCCGGCCATCGAAGACTACGCCGACCACGCCGACGCCCTGCTCGTCGATTCGGTCGACGCCGACGGCGGCGGTGGCACGGGCGAGACACACGACTGGGAGCGCACGCGCGACCTCGTCGACTCGCTGGACGTCCCCGTCGTGCTGGCCGGCGGATTGACTCCCGAGAACGTGGCCGAGGCTGTCGAAGCGGTCGACCCGTTCGCCGTCGACGTGGCGAGCGGCGTCGAGTCCTCGGGCGGCACGAAAGACCACGACGCCGTCGAGCGGTTCGTCCGGAACGCCACGCGAGCGTCGGAGGGTACGGTATGA
- a CDS encoding 30S ribosomal protein S8e: MKDQGRSPRKRTGGRRRPNHKKKKHELGKDTVETQVGEQRLKTVDSRGNTQKVRAVKTDVASIADGAETIEATIENVVENPSNPNYARRNIITKGAILDTSEGQARVTSRPGQHGQVNAVLVE, from the coding sequence ATGAAAGACCAGGGACGCTCCCCTCGCAAGCGGACAGGCGGCCGCCGACGACCGAACCACAAGAAGAAGAAACACGAGCTCGGCAAGGACACCGTCGAGACGCAGGTCGGCGAGCAGCGACTGAAGACCGTCGACTCCCGCGGTAACACCCAGAAGGTCCGTGCGGTCAAGACCGACGTTGCGAGCATCGCCGACGGCGCGGAAACCATCGAAGCGACCATCGAGAACGTCGTCGAGAACCCGTCGAACCCGAACTACGCCCGGCGAAACATCATCACGAAAGGCGCAATCCTCGACACTTCCGAGGGACAGGCCCGCGTGACCTCCCGCCCGGGGCAGCACGGTCAGGTCAACGCCGTGCTGGTCGAGTAA
- the pyrF gene encoding orotidine-5'-phosphate decarboxylase codes for MHFFDRLADRIATADSVVSVGLDPDPDRLPDSVLDADLPRWQFNRRIIDATHEHAACYKPNAAFYEDPDGWRALEETIAYAHGKDVPVLLDAKRGDIGNTARQYARILDDEEGPAADAITVNPFLGRDSLEPFLQRADKGVFVLGRTSNPGGEDLQDLELASGEKLYERVVHLADLWNGNGNVGLVVGATNPDELEEIRELVPDIPFLVPGVGAQGGDAEAAVEHGLADGVGLVNSSRGIIFAGEDADTRRDDSGDAFFKAAGQSAKQLKQRLNQFR; via the coding sequence ATGCACTTCTTCGACCGTCTCGCGGACCGAATCGCGACCGCCGACAGCGTGGTGTCGGTCGGCCTCGACCCGGACCCCGACCGCCTCCCCGACAGCGTGCTGGACGCCGACCTCCCGCGCTGGCAGTTCAACCGCCGCATCATCGATGCGACCCACGAACACGCCGCCTGCTACAAGCCGAACGCCGCCTTCTACGAGGACCCCGACGGCTGGCGCGCCCTCGAAGAGACCATCGCCTACGCACACGGGAAGGACGTGCCCGTGCTGCTCGACGCAAAGCGGGGCGATATCGGCAACACGGCGCGGCAGTACGCCCGGATTCTCGACGACGAGGAAGGGCCTGCGGCCGACGCCATCACGGTCAACCCGTTCCTCGGCCGGGACTCGTTGGAGCCGTTTCTCCAGCGCGCGGACAAGGGCGTGTTCGTGCTGGGGCGCACGTCCAACCCCGGCGGCGAGGACCTCCAGGACCTCGAACTGGCCTCCGGCGAGAAGCTCTACGAGCGCGTGGTCCACCTCGCGGACCTCTGGAACGGGAACGGGAACGTCGGACTCGTCGTCGGCGCGACCAACCCCGACGAACTCGAAGAAATCCGCGAATTAGTTCCGGACATTCCGTTCCTCGTCCCCGGCGTCGGCGCGCAGGGTGGCGACGCCGAAGCGGCCGTCGAGCACGGTCTCGCCGACGGCGTCGGCCTCGTCAACTCCTCGCGGGGCATCATCTTCGCCGGCGAGGACGCCGACACGCGGCGCGACGACTCCGGTGACGCGTTCTTCAAGGCCGCCGGACAGTCCGCGAAACAGCTCAAACAGCGACTGAATCAGTTCCGCTAA
- a CDS encoding DUF2240 family protein, with the protein MSLKTAVAAPFRQRGTDRMAESEFVVALSLDRNWFSPDQAKTLVDVAASEGLVERDEDDLVVAFDATHTTIPDGFTPGEEILQSRSTFERVLDAVVEAGIEKQTAVAGINALQSDIGVTLEAAAVVYARSEGVDVEAIAADVREEL; encoded by the coding sequence ATGAGTCTGAAGACGGCCGTCGCCGCACCGTTCCGCCAGCGTGGAACCGACCGGATGGCGGAAAGCGAGTTCGTCGTCGCGCTCTCGCTGGACCGGAACTGGTTCTCGCCCGACCAGGCTAAGACGCTGGTGGACGTGGCCGCGAGCGAGGGGCTGGTCGAACGGGACGAGGACGACCTCGTCGTCGCTTTCGACGCGACACACACCACGATTCCGGACGGGTTCACGCCGGGTGAGGAAATCCTGCAGTCGCGGTCGACGTTCGAGCGGGTGCTCGATGCGGTCGTCGAGGCCGGCATCGAGAAACAGACCGCTGTCGCCGGCATCAACGCGCTCCAGTCCGACATCGGTGTCACGCTCGAGGCCGCGGCCGTGGTGTACGCGCGGAGTGAGGGTGTCGACGTCGAAGCCATCGCTGCCGACGTTCGGGAGGAGCTCTAA
- the pstB gene encoding phosphate ABC transporter ATP-binding protein PstB, with protein sequence MTENEMTSNESTEPTPTTETAASSPDPSGDPLVDQSIDVEGTDANAGETGKPVIESRDLNVFYGETQALQGIDLAIPEKQVTAMIGPSGCGKSTFLRCINRMNDLIDAARVEGDLYFEGKNVYDADVDPVALRRRIGMVFQHPNPFPKSIYDNVAYGLRIQDQTENIDEKVETALKRAALWDEVKDQLDKSALDLSGGQQQRLCIARAIAVDPDVILMDEPASALDPIATSKIEDLIEELAEEFTVVIVTHNMQQAARISDKTAVFLTGGELVEFDDTDKIFENPDSQRVEDYITGKFG encoded by the coding sequence ATGACAGAGAACGAGATGACGAGCAACGAGAGTACCGAGCCCACACCGACCACTGAAACAGCCGCGTCGTCGCCGGACCCGTCCGGCGACCCCCTCGTCGACCAGTCGATCGACGTGGAGGGAACGGACGCGAACGCGGGCGAGACGGGGAAGCCAGTCATCGAGTCCCGCGACCTGAACGTGTTCTACGGCGAGACGCAGGCGCTACAGGGTATCGACTTGGCCATCCCGGAAAAACAGGTGACGGCCATGATCGGACCCTCCGGCTGTGGCAAGTCCACGTTCCTGCGGTGTATCAACCGCATGAACGATCTCATCGACGCGGCGCGGGTCGAGGGAGACCTCTACTTCGAGGGGAAAAACGTCTACGATGCCGACGTGGACCCGGTGGCGCTGCGGCGACGCATCGGAATGGTGTTCCAGCACCCCAACCCCTTCCCGAAGAGCATCTACGACAACGTCGCTTACGGCCTCCGGATTCAGGACCAGACGGAGAACATAGACGAGAAAGTCGAGACGGCTCTCAAGCGCGCCGCGCTGTGGGACGAAGTCAAAGACCAGCTGGACAAGAGCGCGCTCGACCTCTCGGGCGGCCAGCAACAGCGGCTCTGCATCGCCCGCGCTATTGCCGTCGACCCGGATGTCATTCTGATGGACGAGCCGGCGTCGGCGCTTGACCCGATTGCCACCTCGAAGATCGAGGACCTCATCGAGGAACTGGCCGAGGAGTTCACCGTTGTCATCGTCACTCACAACATGCAGCAGGCGGCCCGTATCTCGGACAAGACCGCCGTCTTCCTCACCGGTGGCGAGCTGGTCGAGTTCGACGACACGGACAAAATCTTCGAGAATCCCGATAGCCAGCGCGTCGAGGACTACATTACTGGCAAGTTCGGGTAG
- a CDS encoding phosphate uptake regulator PhoU, which produces METRKVQLTGGSTYTVSLPKEWATENGVESGSIVEFYAEDDLLLVSPQHGDDHVEGTLDVTGLENRHELTRAVMTMYVSGFDIIRLEAARITAEQRRIIRDATQGLVGLEMIEETADRVVLQDLLDSSELSVLNAITRMRLVSLTMLSDAVKALIEDDNDLAEDVIQRDDDVDRLWYMVSRVFRTVLRNPTAANEIGFPRETVFDYQSSARQLERIADHATKIASLSQEIGEITGETADLLDQLETEAIAVPETAMDALLADDNDEAVELANEARARIPEVDETAREVDGKVRELDPQSAQLLGRVVDSLSRTADYGGNIAESALQKAAPRP; this is translated from the coding sequence ATGGAGACGCGCAAAGTACAGCTGACGGGCGGGTCCACGTACACTGTCTCACTACCGAAGGAGTGGGCGACTGAGAATGGTGTCGAGAGCGGCAGTATCGTCGAGTTTTACGCCGAAGACGACCTGCTACTGGTCTCGCCACAGCACGGCGACGACCACGTCGAGGGAACGCTAGACGTGACCGGCCTCGAAAACAGGCACGAACTCACGCGGGCAGTGATGACGATGTACGTCAGCGGCTTCGACATCATCCGACTGGAGGCCGCTCGCATAACGGCCGAGCAGCGACGCATCATCCGCGATGCGACACAGGGACTGGTCGGCCTCGAGATGATAGAGGAGACGGCTGACCGAGTCGTCCTGCAGGACCTGCTGGATTCGTCGGAGCTCTCCGTTCTCAACGCCATCACGCGTATGCGGCTGGTTTCGTTGACGATGCTCTCAGACGCCGTCAAGGCGCTCATCGAGGACGACAACGACCTCGCCGAAGACGTTATACAACGCGACGACGACGTGGACCGCCTCTGGTACATGGTCTCGCGCGTGTTCCGAACCGTCCTTCGCAATCCGACGGCAGCCAACGAAATCGGCTTCCCGCGTGAGACAGTGTTCGACTATCAGTCCAGCGCCCGTCAGCTAGAGCGCATTGCTGACCACGCGACCAAAATCGCCAGCCTCTCCCAGGAAATCGGCGAAATCACCGGCGAAACTGCCGACCTTCTCGATCAGTTGGAAACCGAGGCCATCGCCGTCCCCGAAACCGCGATGGATGCGCTGTTGGCTGACGACAACGACGAGGCTGTCGAGTTGGCAAACGAGGCCCGTGCTCGCATCCCCGAAGTCGACGAAACCGCCCGCGAGGTAGACGGGAAAGTCAGGGAGCTAGACCCACAGAGCGCACAGCTACTTGGCCGCGTGGTCGACTCGCTGTCCCGAACCGCCGACTACGGCGGCAACATCGCCGAAAGCGCGCTCCAGAAGGCCGCTCCCCGGCCATAG
- the pstA gene encoding phosphate ABC transporter permease PstA: protein MATREPETGWHGENSDVNHLRGRAFEATCLAATAFGLVSVLLLLLFVANDAFRPFSADAGWLATYAATVLVPLAALAVYYYRLDEPAGEVAYVTSGLPVVGLLLTGGFAVLFIELLSVLEWFALLISLVVAGGLIVAHGRLRPKAALERLAVVLLAPIITVFGLPPTRFNWFVTDAAAALGLDFGLYYRVISLREAIMMLPFVPTDWVMLLLTLVLPVAGAAGWFVEQRRESRRDGLAVVGLTAAVAVLGVVAGPLLGIGTDVWLLIVTFAVLPLGVYVEGVLRRGEGVRGLAFPVAAVLGVVVGSVVTGALGFAGPDPWLDWGFLTSATSRTAADAGIYPSMVGSVMMIIVIVLTTFPVGVGAAIYLEEYAPSQGLMGKFVTLIEINIGNLAGVPSVVYGLLGLALFIRVLQWPQGSVIVAGLAVGLLILPIVIISAQEAIRSVPDSFRQASYGMGATRWQTIRQVVLPEALPGILTGTILALGRAIGETAPLLMIGAAASVRLAPNSFFDVASMMPRQIFSWSSELDPSFRHGVLAAGVITLLAVLLVMNATAIVIRNRYQRTG, encoded by the coding sequence ATGGCAACACGAGAACCTGAAACGGGCTGGCACGGGGAGAACAGCGATGTCAACCATCTTCGGGGGCGTGCCTTCGAGGCGACCTGTCTCGCGGCGACCGCGTTCGGACTCGTCTCCGTCCTGCTCCTCCTGCTGTTCGTCGCCAACGACGCGTTCCGACCCTTCTCGGCCGACGCAGGGTGGCTGGCGACCTACGCCGCGACGGTGCTGGTGCCGCTGGCCGCACTAGCCGTCTACTACTATCGACTCGACGAGCCGGCCGGCGAGGTCGCCTACGTCACCAGCGGACTCCCGGTCGTGGGACTCCTGCTCACGGGCGGGTTTGCGGTCCTGTTCATCGAACTGCTCTCCGTACTCGAGTGGTTCGCGCTCCTCATCTCGCTGGTCGTGGCCGGCGGCCTGATCGTTGCACACGGCCGACTGCGGCCGAAGGCCGCGCTCGAACGCCTCGCCGTGGTGCTCCTCGCTCCGATTATCACGGTATTCGGGCTGCCACCCACCAGGTTCAACTGGTTCGTCACCGACGCCGCCGCGGCGCTCGGCCTCGACTTCGGGCTGTACTATCGCGTAATAAGCCTCCGAGAAGCCATCATGATGCTCCCGTTCGTGCCCACGGACTGGGTCATGTTACTCCTGACGCTCGTGCTCCCAGTCGCCGGTGCCGCAGGCTGGTTCGTCGAACAGCGACGCGAGTCGCGGCGAGACGGCCTGGCCGTCGTCGGGCTGACGGCGGCAGTTGCGGTGCTGGGCGTCGTCGCCGGACCACTGCTGGGAATTGGGACCGACGTGTGGCTGCTCATAGTCACATTCGCCGTACTCCCGCTGGGTGTCTACGTGGAAGGCGTGCTCCGTCGTGGCGAAGGCGTCCGCGGCCTCGCCTTCCCGGTCGCCGCCGTGCTTGGCGTGGTCGTCGGCAGCGTCGTCACCGGCGCGCTCGGGTTTGCCGGACCGGACCCCTGGCTCGACTGGGGGTTCCTGACGAGCGCGACCTCACGGACCGCCGCCGATGCCGGTATCTACCCTTCGATGGTCGGCTCGGTGATGATGATTATCGTGATCGTGCTCACCACGTTCCCGGTCGGCGTCGGGGCGGCGATCTACCTTGAGGAGTACGCACCCTCCCAGGGGCTGATGGGCAAGTTCGTCACACTCATCGAAATCAACATCGGGAACCTCGCCGGTGTGCCGTCGGTCGTGTACGGCCTGCTCGGACTGGCGCTTTTCATCCGAGTTCTCCAGTGGCCCCAGGGCTCCGTCATCGTCGCCGGCCTCGCGGTCGGCCTGTTGATCCTCCCGATTGTGATCATCTCCGCACAGGAGGCGATTCGATCCGTCCCCGACTCGTTCCGACAGGCCTCCTACGGAATGGGGGCGACCCGCTGGCAGACGATCCGGCAGGTCGTCCTCCCCGAAGCACTTCCGGGCATTCTGACCGGGACGATACTGGCGCTGGGTCGGGCCATCGGCGAAACGGCCCCGCTGCTGATGATCGGGGCGGCGGCGTCGGTCCGGCTCGCGCCGAATAGCTTCTTCGACGTGGCGAGCATGATGCCACGCCAGATTTTCTCATGGTCGTCGGAACTGGACCCGTCGTTCCGCCACGGCGTGCTGGCGGCCGGCGTGATTACACTGCTTGCAGTGTTGCTGGTGATGAACGCGACAGCGATTGTCATCCGGAACCGGTATCAGCGAACAGGATAA
- a CDS encoding PstS family phosphate ABC transporter substrate-binding protein yields the protein MTDSPSSGLSRRRFLTSSGAIGALALAGCTQNTSRGNDGGSTDSGSDGLSGQVIIKGSSTVFPISDAMAEEFMEEHGNVNVTVDSTGSGGGFENWFCPGDSDINGASRPISDAEIEQCSGNDVEPVEFEIAGDALTVAVNNDADWVDCMTFDELRQIWSDEAGVTNWSDVRDEWPDMEIERYGPASTSGTFDYFNENVVGEDTEHTTEYQPTEEDETIVKGIRDNEGGMGYFGFAYYNSNSEAVKAVEVKAEEGDECTPPSLANAKDGSYPLARPLFIYAAESALQREEVYEFIQFYLEQAETDLVQDIGYVPSSAEQRDENLEKLDEIAG from the coding sequence ATGACAGATTCACCGAGCAGTGGTCTCTCACGTCGCCGATTTTTAACAAGTTCTGGTGCGATTGGGGCGCTGGCACTGGCCGGTTGTACGCAGAACACGAGCCGTGGCAACGACGGCGGCTCCACTGACAGCGGTTCTGACGGCCTCTCGGGGCAGGTCATTATCAAGGGCAGCAGTACCGTGTTCCCCATCTCCGACGCGATGGCCGAGGAGTTCATGGAAGAACACGGGAACGTCAACGTCACCGTCGACTCCACGGGGAGCGGCGGCGGCTTCGAGAACTGGTTCTGTCCCGGCGACTCCGATATCAACGGGGCTTCCCGCCCTATCAGCGACGCCGAGATAGAGCAGTGTTCGGGCAACGACGTCGAGCCTGTCGAGTTCGAGATCGCGGGTGACGCGTTGACTGTCGCGGTCAACAACGACGCTGACTGGGTCGACTGCATGACCTTCGACGAACTTCGCCAGATCTGGAGCGACGAAGCGGGCGTCACGAACTGGTCGGACGTGCGCGACGAGTGGCCCGATATGGAGATCGAACGCTACGGCCCGGCGTCGACGTCCGGGACGTTCGACTACTTCAACGAGAACGTTGTCGGCGAGGACACCGAACACACAACCGAGTACCAGCCGACCGAAGAGGACGAGACTATCGTCAAAGGGATCCGTGACAACGAGGGTGGGATGGGGTATTTCGGCTTCGCCTACTACAACTCCAACTCCGAGGCGGTGAAAGCCGTCGAAGTCAAGGCCGAAGAGGGCGACGAATGTACCCCTCCGAGTCTGGCAAACGCCAAGGACGGTTCCTATCCGCTGGCCCGACCGCTGTTCATCTACGCGGCCGAGTCAGCGCTTCAGCGAGAGGAAGTGTACGAGTTCATTCAGTTCTACCTCGAGCAGGCCGAAACCGACCTAGTGCAGGATATCGGGTACGTGCCGTCGAGCGCCGAGCAGCGCGACGAGAACCTCGAAAAGCTGGACGAGATCGCCGGCTAA